A window of Erpetoichthys calabaricus chromosome 12, fErpCal1.3, whole genome shotgun sequence contains these coding sequences:
- the LOC127529861 gene encoding tripartite motif-containing protein 16-like, with translation MCSNVTEQIRQQEKKEAEKAKRAMKQLEKEIENMKRKSADMTELLKTDDHTHFFKTVSSFCVPLDGKASPKINFSRQFSSEILRMEISYLKEHLMKISEWKMKQLSLSASGTPIYILISSDQKERLELLQYSCPITLDPNTAHRQLNVSEENKKVTVTEKQANYDDNPDRFDNWWQILSREALTGTRCYWEVDVCGKVAEIGITYKGIGRKGNSNDSKLGSNNHSWSMHCSNCSSSLWHNNKSTISKTAEIHYRRVGVYLDWSAGILKFYGVTDSAVLLHTFQTKYTEPLYPAFRLPYHNCSVTICTISQTGK, from the exons ATGTGCAGTAATGTAACAGAGCAGATCAGACAGCAGGAGAAAAAAGAAGCCGAAAAAGCTAAGAGAGCCATGAAACAATTGGAGAAGGAGATTGAGAACATGAAGAGGAAAAGTGCAGACATGACTGAGCTTTTAAAGACAGACGACCACACGCACTTCTTCAAG ACTGTATCCTCTTTCTGTGTTCCTCTTGATGGTAAAGCCTCACCCAAAATTAATTTCAGTCGACAGTTCTCTTCTGAGATCCTAAGAATGGAGATATCATATTTGAAAGAGCATCTCATGAAGATTAGTGAGTGGAAAATGAAGCAACTGTCACTATCAG CAAGTGGCACCCCTATTTACATCCTGATATCTTCTGATCAAAAAGAAAGGCTGGAATTATTGCAAT atTCCTGTCCTATAACACTGGACCCAAACACTGCACACAGACAACTAAATGTCTCTGAAGAGAACAAGAAAGTGACAGTGACGGAgaagcaagcaaactatgatgacaatcctgacagatttgacaaCTGGTGGCAGATTCTCAGCAGGGAGGCTCTAACTGGaactcgctgttactgggaggtggatGTTTGTGGAAAAGTGGCTGAGATAGGAATCACATATAAGGGGATTGGCAGAAAAGGAAATAGTAATGATAGTAAGCTTGGAAGTAACAACCACTCCTGGAGCATGCACTGCTCGAATTGTAGTTCCTCTTTGTGGCACAATAACAAGAGTACAATAAGTAAAACAGCGGAAATTCACTACCGCAGAGTAGGAGTGTATCTGGACTGGTCAGCTGGCATTCTTAAATTTTATGGTGTCACAGACAGTGCAGTCCTCCTGCACACATTCCAGACCAAATACACTGAACCGCTCTATCCAGCCTTTAGGCTTCCTTATCACAACTGCAGTGTAACAATTTGCACAATTAGCCAAACTGGAAAATAA